A stretch of the Lolium perenne isolate Kyuss_39 chromosome 3, Kyuss_2.0, whole genome shotgun sequence genome encodes the following:
- the LOC127339819 gene encoding LEAF RUST 10 DISEASE-RESISTANCEUS RECEPTOR-LIKE PROTEIN KINASE-like 2.7, with the protein MHHLLLPAIVLLFAAAEAYTASCSNATCGGQTITYPFWLTNSGPSCGYLPGQHPDPRPPVPPVQVSVQRFDYTNRTVALADGDAWNTTCPRLTFNLSPDPNSWLQLTRSNSNLTVLYNCKAKLPRSSAVKLDGCQDQSNIWYVLPDDGVTGKAYGHGCEKAVTTPVLLSSLHRLAANPSIGEVLSAGFEMRYDAKSEQCGACERSGGRCRYGRIEEHGGTGFACVCDDGANERHCGDPRCLRLKRQKIYKIASTSSEVLICLLLLACLLGYKKYHSALSASHLPCSFQGPAEVSLSLLAGDVGFGSSIQDPRSPQYEGGLFPRQFEF; encoded by the exons ATGCATCATCTGCTCCTCCCGGCAATTGTGCTCCTCTTCGCCGCAGCCGAAGCCTACACCGCCTCCTGCAGCAACGCCACCTGCGGCGGGCAGACCATCACCTACCCGTTCTGGCTCACCAACTCAGGCCCCAGCTGCGGCTACCTGCCAGGACAACACCCCGATCCTCGACCACCAGTTCCACCAGTACAGG TATCCGTGCAACGGTTCGACTACACCAATCGCACCGTCGCCCTCGCCGACGGCGACGCGTGGAACACGACCTGCCCGCGGCTCACCTTCAACCTCTCCCCCGACCCCAACTCATGGCTGCAGCTCACGCGCTCCAACTCCAACCTCACCGTGCTCTACAACTGCAAGGCCAAGCTACCCCGGTCCTCCGCCGTGAAGCTCGACGGCTGCCAGGACCAGAGCAACATCTGGTACGTCCTCCCCGATGACGGGGTCACCGGCAAAGCGTACGGGCACGGGTGCGAGAAGGCGGTGACGACGCCGGTGCTGCTGAGCAGCCTGCATCGTCTGGCGGCCAACCCGTCGATCGGTGAGGTGCTGAGCGCCGGGTTCGAGATGCGCTACGACGCCAAGTCCGAGCAGTGCGGCGCGTGCGAGCGGTCCGGCGGGCGGTGCAGATACGGCCGCATCGAGGAGCACGGCGGGACGGGGTTTGCCTGCGTCTGCGACGATGGAGCTAACGAGCGCCATTGTG GGGATCCACGGTGTTTACGCTTGAAGAGACAAAAAATAT ATAAAATAGCAAGCACCTCAAGCGAAGTTTTGATATGCCTACTATTATTGGCATGTTTGTTGGGCTATAAGAAATACCACTCTGCACTTTCGGCCAGTCACCTTCCGTGCTCCTTTCAGGGGCCTGCCGAGGTTTCCTTGAGCCTCTTGGCGGGTGATGTTGGATTTGGCTCATCCATACAGGATCCAAGGTCGCCACAATACGAAGGGGGTCTTTTTCCGCGACAATTTGAATTTTAG